One Branchiostoma lanceolatum isolate klBraLanc5 chromosome 18, klBraLanc5.hap2, whole genome shotgun sequence DNA window includes the following coding sequences:
- the LOC136424061 gene encoding 2-aminomuconic semialdehyde dehydrogenase-like gives MPVELVLQNFIDGQFVGTENHIDSYNPSTGEVYAKVPDSGEAEVNAAVQAAKAAFPGWSETPAAERSRILNRIADLIEIHLEEFAQAESRDQGKPVSLARAVDIPRAVYNFRFFATTILHKTESATYLENMQATNYTVRTPVGVAGLISPWNLPLYLLTWKIAPAIACGNTVVCKPSEMTSVTAWMMCRLLNDAGLPQGVVNVVFGYGPKAGEAIVKHPDVPLVSFTGSTPIGQRITEQSAPHCKKLSLELGGKNPCIIFADADMEKCIPTVVRSSFANQGEVCLCSSRIFVQRSVYEQFLQKFVDATSKIQVGNPADPMTTMGALVSKEHLNKVKGYVNLAYEEGATIMCGEGKGELKLSDNLKNGYYMLPTVITDVKDSSRCMQEEIFGPVTCVVPFDTEDEVIMRANNVKYGLSASLWTQDVSRTMRMGRKLEAGTIWTNCWMVRDLNMPFGGMKASGVGREGYKDSVEFFTEEKTVCIKH, from the exons ATGCCTGTTGAGTTGGTACTACAGAACTTCATCGATGGCCAGTTTGTGGGGACGGAGAACCACATCGACAGCTACAACCCGTCTACGGGCGAGGTGTACGCCAAGGTGCCTGACAGTGGGGAGGCAGAGGTGAACGCTGCTGTACAGGCTGCTAAAGCAGCATTTCCAGG ATGGTCAGAAACACCTGCTGCAGAGCGCTCCAGGATTCTGAACAGAATTGCGGACTTGATCGAGATTCATTTAGAAGAGTTTGCGCAAGCGGAGTCGCGTGACCAAGGCAAGCCTGTCTCCCTTGCCCGAGCTGTGGACATCCCTCGTGCTGTCTACAACTTCCGCTTCTTTGCTACGACAATTCTACACAAGACAGAAAG CGCCACCTACCTGGAGAATATGCAGGCCACAAACTACACGGTACGCACGCCTGTGGGCGTGGCAGGACTGATCAGCCCTTGGAACCTGCCCCTGTACCTGCTGACGTGGAAGATCGCGCCCGCCATCGCCTGCGGAAACACTGTCGTGTGTAAGCCGAGCGAGATGACCTCAGTGACCGCGTGGATGATGTGTCGACTCTTAAACGATGCTG GTCTCCCTCAAGGAGTGGTGAATGTGGTGTTTGGATACGGACCAAAGGCAGGCGAGGCGATCGTCAAACATCCGGACGTCCCCCTTGTGTCTTTCACCGGCAGCACACCCATCGGACAGCGAATCACAGAGCAGAGTGCCCCGCACTGCAAAAAACTGTCGCTGGAG CTTGGTGGTAAGAATCCATGCATCATATTTGCGGATGCAGATATGGAGAAATGTATCCCTACTGTGGTCAG GTCTAGCTTCGCCAACCAGGGAGAGGTCTGTCTCTGTAGCAGCCGCATCTTCGTGCAGAGAAGCGTGTACGAACAGTTTCTCCAGAAATTCGTAGATGCCACCAG taagatcCAGGTTGGAAATCCGGCTGATCCGATGACTACAATGGGAGCTCTCGTCAGTAAGGAGCACCTgaacaaggtcaaaggttacgtcAACCTGGCTTATGAAGAAGGTGCCACCAtcatgtgtggggaggggaAAGGAGAGCTCAAGCTTTCAGATAACCTGAAAAat GGTTACTACATGCTGCCCACCGTGATCACAGATGTGAAAGACAGCTCCCGGTGCATGCAGGAGGAGATCTTCGGTCCTGTCACCTGTGTGGTGCCATTTGATACGGAGGATGAA GTCATCATGCGTGCCAACAATGTGAAGTATGGCCTGTCTGCGAGTCTGTGGACCCAGGATGTGTCTCGGACCATGCGCATGGGCAGGAAactggag GCTGGAACTATCTGGACCAACTGCTGGATGGTGCGTGATCTCAACATGCCGTTTGGAGGAATGAAGGCGTCGGGAGTTGGACGAGAGGGATACAAGGACTCTGTAGAGTTCTTCACAGAGGAGAAAACAGTCTGCATCAAGCACTAG
- the LOC136424060 gene encoding uncharacterized protein, translating into MSDLNIAWIAFWTAVAVGILLLIITAIALCCCLCKTWKKSKRVDSEEDLIILSHRDSTIGRPRPQKKLPPSTTFPDKKRLGDITKNLSYHHPQKLSSAVSFASEKSRSDIANSRGDATKSRGDVTKSRGDITKKSPLNVSLTDVETVVIPRPYVRSYNSTWDPLDF; encoded by the exons ATGTCTGACCTAAACATAGCCTGGATCGCCTTTTGGACAGCCGTGGCCGTGGGCATCTTACTCCTCATCATCACCGCCATAGCCCTTTGCTGCTGCCTGTGCAAGACTTGGAAGAAGAGCAAAAG GGTTGACAGTGAAGAGGACTTGATTATACTGTCTCATCGTGATTCAACCATTGG ACGACCTCGTCCCCAGAAGAAGCTACCGCCTTCCACCACGTTCCCAGACAAAAAGCGTCTTGGTGACATCACAAAGAATCTGTCCTATCATCATCCCCAGAAGCTATCGTCTGCTGTCTCGTTCGCAAGCGAGAAGAGTCGTAGTGACATCGCAAATAGTCGTGGTGACGCCACGAAGAGTCGTGGTGACGTCACGAAGAGTCGTGGTGACATCACAAAGAAGTCGCCACTAAATGTGAGTTTGACGGACGTAGAGACGGTGGTCATCCCTCGCCCGTACGTCAGGTCCTACAACTCTACCTGGGACCCACTCGACTTTTAG
- the LOC136424702 gene encoding LOW QUALITY PROTEIN: fibropellin-1-like (The sequence of the model RefSeq protein was modified relative to this genomic sequence to represent the inferred CDS: substituted 3 bases at 3 genomic stop codons) codes for MSSGYIINDQLTSSSWNTTWYYQPWEARLNGSRAWATNSTDPLPWLQVDLRPPVIPRYVTSLQTQGLWQGWVSSYMVEVSNDTTDWVPYEDWKNFTGNDDGTSIVQVDMDPPIFANFLRINPTSCNGALCRLRMELIGCDGIDHCINVTCLNNGTCIDGLDDYSCACVPGFTGKNCEINIDECVSGPCQNGGTCIDGVNEYNCACTPGYTGQTCGIDIDECMSGPCQNGGTCIDGINGYSCACAQGYTGQTCAIDIDECISDPCQNGGSCIDGIDDYSCTCVPGYTGQTCGLDIDECASGPCQNGGTCIDGINEYSCACTAGYTGQSCGIDIDECMSGPCQNGGTCIDGIDHYSCTCAQGYSGQLCGIGTLLVVLHEQNEFDALGKRXQDKASISKCVTEXYYGFIPRYFANYXSFLLSKDIDECVSGPCQNGGICIDGINGYSCACAPGYTGQTCGIDIDECMSHLCQNGGTCIDGINDYSCTCAPGYSGQLCLIDIDECVSGPCQNGGTCIDEINEYSCICAPGYSGQTCETDIDECVPGPCQNGGTCIDGVNGYSCTCALGYNGQTCATDIDECVSGPCQNGGTCIDAVNGYSCTCAPGYTGQTCITDIDECVSGPCQNGGTCIDGVNGYSCTYIDECVSSPCQNGGTCIDGVDGYICTCAPGYSSQTCTTDIDDCASSPCKNNGTCTDDVNGYVCACHNGFNGSSCETDIDECLSSPCLNGGVCTSGANTYTCACTSGFNGTNCESGERMLFKLF; via the exons ATGAGCAGTGGCTACATCATAAACGATCAGCTGACGTCCTCCAGCTGGAACACGACCTGGTACTACCAACCCTGGGAGGCACGACTGAACGGGTCACGGGCATGGGCCACTAACTCCACGGACCCGTTACCATGGTTACAG GTGGACCTTCGCCCGCCAGTCATCCCTCGGTATGTCACATCTCTCCAGACACAGGGTCTGTGGCAAGGCTGGGTCTCCTCCTACATGGTGGAGGTTAGCAACGACACAACCGACTGGGTTCCGTACGAAGACTGGAAG AATTTTACTGGTAACGATGATGGGACGTCAATCGTACAGGTTGATATGGACCCACCCATTTTTGCCAACTTTCTTCGGATCAATCCAACCTCCTGTAACGGTGCACTGTGTCGACTCAGGATGGAGCTGATTGGCTGCGACG GAATTGATCACTGTATAAATGTGACCTGCCTGAACAACGGCACCTGCATAGACGGTCTTGACGACTACAGCTGCGCATGCGTGCCTGGTTTCACCGGAAAGAACTGCGAAATTA atattgatgaatgtgtGTCCGGTCCATGTCAAAATGGTGGCACCTGTATTGACGGAGTCAATGAGTACAATTGCGCATGCACACCAGGTTATACCGGTCAGACATGCGGGATAG ATATTGACGAATGTATGTCCGgtccatgtcaaaatggcggcacctgCATCGATGGAATTAATGGTTACAGCTGCGCATGCGCACAAGGGTACACCGGTCAGACCTGTGCAATAG atattgatgaatgcaTATCCGAtccatgtcaaaatggcggctccTGCATTGACGGAATTGATGACTACAGCTGCACATGCGTACCAGGGTACACCGGTCAGACATGTGGATTAG atattgatgaatgtgcGTCTGgtccatgtcaaaatggcggaaccTGCATTGACGGAATCAATGAGTACAGTTGCGCATGCACAGCAGGGTACACCGGTCAGTCATGCGGTATAG ATATTGACGAATGCATGTCCGgtccatgtcaaaatggcggcacctgTATTGACGGAATTGATCACTACAGCTGCACATGCGCACAAGGGTACTCCGGTCAGCTCTGTGGAATAGGTACATTGTTGGTCGTGTTACATGAACAAAATGAATTTGATGCATTAGGTAAGAGATAACAAGACAAAGCATCCATTTCAAAGTGTGTTACAGAATGATATTATGGTTTTATTCCAAGATATTTTGCTAATTATTAATCTTTTCTGTTGTCAAAAGATATTGACGAATGTGTGTCCGGTCCATGTCAAAACGGCGGCATCTGCATTGATGGAATTAATGGTTACAGCTGCGCATGCGCACCAGGGTACACCGGTCAGACATGCGGTATAG atattgatgaatgcaTGTCCCATctatgtcaaaatggcggaaccTGTATTGACGGAATTAATGACTACAGCTGCACATGCGCACCAGGGTACTCCGGTCAGCTCTGCTTAATAG ATATTGACGAATGTGTGTCCGgtccatgtcaaaatggcggaaccTGCATTGATGAAATCAATGAGTACAGTTGCATATGCGCACCAGGGTATAGCGGTCAGACATGTGAAACAG ATATTGACGAATGTGTGCCCGgtccatgtcaaaatggcggcacctgCATTGACGGAGTAAACGGTTAcagctgcacatgcgcactaggGTACAACGGCCAAACATGTGCGACAG ATATTGACGAATGTGTGTCCGGTCCCTGCCAAAATGGCGGCACCTGCATCGACGCTGTAAATGGCTACAGTTGCACATGCGCACCGGGGTACACCGGTCAAACATGTATAACAG ATATTGACGAATGTGTGTCCGgtccctgtcaaaatggcggaaccTGCATTGACGGAGTCAATGGCTACAGTTGCACAt ATATTGACGAATGTGTGTCCAGTccgtgtcaaaatggcggcacctgCATTGACGGAGTCGATGGCTACATCTGCACATGCGCACCTGGGTACTCCAGTCAGACATGTACGACAG ATATTGATGACTGTGCTTCGAGCCCGTGCAAAAATAACGGCACGTGCACTGATGACGTCAATGGCTACGTCTGTGCGTGTCATAACGGTTTTAACGGTTCAAGTTGTGAAACAG ATATTGACGAATGCTTGTCAAGTCCTTGTCTCAACGGCGGTGTGTGTACCAGTGGTGCtaacacatacacatgtgcCTGTACATCCGGATTCAACGGTACCAACTGTGAAAGTGGTGAGCGGATGTTGTTCAAGTTGTTTTAG